A part of Bombus affinis isolate iyBomAffi1 chromosome 12, iyBomAffi1.2, whole genome shotgun sequence genomic DNA contains:
- the LOC126922745 gene encoding uncharacterized protein LOC126922745, with the protein MTMSHSVTIRTQTVTSGSTSVNINTGYLKSFGGLFKLFEVALGVVCVAIVANNYDSYVYTAELFFLLITTTFLIGTFILLLSCLASLTTSTIIAKTIYELLYHSIAFGLYLAASLTYVVHVSNNVKGRRGYEVLMAAAICGLVNSALYFLSTIVALRTYRIH; encoded by the exons ATGACAATGTCGCATTCGGTAACCATTAGAACTCAAACGGTAACGAGCGGTTCCACATCGGTTAACATCAATACAGGTTATTTAAAATCGTTTGGCGGTCTATTTAAATTGTTTGAAGTG GCACTTGGAGTAGTGTGCGTGGCAATAGTAGCGAACAACTATGACAGTTACGTATACACCGCAGAACTATTCTTCCTTCTAATAACAACGACATTTTTGATCGGCACCTTTATTTTGCTTCTAAGTTGCTTAGCTTCCCTAACAACGTCCACTATCATTGCGAAGACTATTTAT GAACTTCTTTATCACTCTATAGCATTTGGATTATATTTAGCCGCGTCTTTAACATACGTGGTGCATGTGAGTAATAACGTGAAAGGCCGAAGAGGATACGAAGTATTAATGGCAGCGGCA ATTTGTGGTCTTGTAAATTCAGCGCTATATTTTCTCAGCACGATCGTTGCTCTTCGCACGTACAGAATACATTAA
- the LOC126922742 gene encoding protein singles bar: MGRNGTGPVIRMSSTGTHAAGGVECCYCRCCTCIHVEFLKTLPGFLKLGETIISGLIQSLLINYGLRYSTTIGSAFEGALTTSSACFLTSAVLLACYIVSEKSYRLIRSSLFELMFNALASFLYLSSASYLAFSTKLFLLPEYYIRPGFDVYPAMSAAYIMSGFVGILHGADAYFSYTHYKSGR; encoded by the exons ATGGGTAGAAACGGAACTGGTCCGGTGATCCGGATGTCTTCTACGGGCACGCACGCTGCTGGAGGCGTAGAATGTTGTTACTGCAGATGTTGCACGTGTATACACGTGGAATTTCTAAAAACTCTACCCGGTTTTCTAAAACTGGGCGAGACG ATTATCAGCGGACTGATACAAAGCTTGTTAATTAATTACGGTTTAAGATACAGTACAACGATCGGTTCAGCTTTCGAAGGAGCTTTAACTACGTCTTCCGCCTGTTTCTTAACATCGGCGGTATTACTCGCTTGCTACATCGTGTCTGAAAAATCCTACAGACTGATTCGATCATCTCTATTC GAATTGATGTTCAATGCGTTAGCATCCTTCCTGTATTTAAGCTCGGCTTCCTATCTGGCATTTTCCACGAAGCTATTTCTCCTTCCAGAATATTACATAAGGCCAGGGTTCGATGTTTATCCTGCAATGTCAGCTGCTTAC ATTATGAGTGGTTTTGTCGGAATATTACACGGGGCAGATGCATATTTCTCTTACACGCATTATAAGAGCGGAAGATGA